GATGCCGATAAAAGTCAAGTCAACGGGTTGCTGTTAAACGACACCGCCGAGATTTTTTATAAAGGGAAATACACGACAGGAATGTCCGCAACAAAGCTCATCGTGTACAAAAATCAAGCATTGGGAGCATTACAAACAAGAACTTACGAGGGGATCTTGCCCGCAGCTTCTTGTCCAGGCATTCGTTATTCCTTAACGATACAAAATCAAGAACATAGTGGCGACGGGACATTCACGTTAACGATGACTTATATCGAAGCGGAAAACGGGAAAGATGCCATTTTTAATTACAAGGGGAAAAGATTCACACAACGTGGAGATGCTACTAATAACGATGCTATTGTATGGCAATTAGTTGCAGATAACGGGAAAGACATTTTCAACTTCTTGCGTGAAGACGAAAAGACCCTCACTCTATTAAATGACAAATTCGAAAAGAGCGAGACGGGTTTAAATTATAGTTTAAAACTTATAGAAAAATGAGTTCGGTACAATACCGAACTCATTCATTACAATCTATCAATCAATCTAGCACCAAAGAAATTATTATTTATCCAGTCTATTTTCCTTTTCTCCTAAAC
The window above is part of the Butyricimonas paravirosa genome. Proteins encoded here:
- a CDS encoding copper resistance protein NlpE N-terminal domain-containing protein; translation: MVCCSPASKEHQTKGIVCDATMNTISIVTANKDTLSFSTLDADKSQVNGLLLNDTAEIFYKGKYTTGMSATKLIVYKNQALGALQTRTYEGILPAASCPGIRYSLTIQNQEHSGDGTFTLTMTYIEAENGKDAIFNYKGKRFTQRGDATNNDAIVWQLVADNGKDIFNFLREDEKTLTLLNDKFEKSETGLNYSLKLIEK